Proteins from a single region of Halalkalibaculum roseum:
- the mnmA gene encoding tRNA 2-thiouridine(34) synthase MnmA, which yields MSSKGRVLVAMSGGVDSSVAAVMLKEKGYEVIGITMKTWDYSRVGGKSDKETGCCTLESMNDARQIAVKHGFKHFIVDIRDEFGGWVIDRFVEDYMTGHTPNPCVLCNTHIKWAALLKRADNLGCDYIATGHYANVREENGRHVISRGLDPSKDQSYALWGVKQKHLARTIFPLGEYEKTEIRQMAEDFGLTKVATKPDSYEICFVPDDDYRRFLKDRVEGLEEKVSGGKIVDQEGNVVGEHEGYPFYTIGQRRGLDLAMGIPVYVTDINPETNVITIGEKKDLISTTCKAREINLIKYDRIPEKEMEITGAIRYNDAGTIGYVTQTDEDEIEVTFPTGREAITPGQAVVCYEGNDVVAGGWIKKVNVDMETLKAV from the coding sequence ATGAGCAGCAAAGGCAGAGTACTGGTCGCTATGAGCGGAGGGGTGGACTCTTCGGTCGCAGCAGTCATGCTCAAAGAAAAAGGTTATGAAGTTATCGGAATTACCATGAAAACATGGGACTACTCCCGTGTAGGCGGTAAATCCGATAAGGAGACAGGATGCTGCACACTGGAGTCTATGAATGATGCCCGTCAGATTGCGGTAAAACACGGCTTCAAGCACTTTATCGTTGACATCCGTGATGAATTCGGCGGATGGGTAATCGATCGGTTTGTGGAAGATTATATGACCGGACACACGCCCAATCCCTGTGTATTATGCAATACCCACATCAAATGGGCTGCATTGCTGAAAAGAGCCGATAACCTGGGTTGTGACTATATTGCAACAGGGCATTACGCCAATGTCCGTGAAGAGAATGGGCGTCATGTGATCAGTCGTGGACTGGATCCCAGTAAAGACCAGTCTTATGCTTTATGGGGCGTTAAACAAAAGCATCTGGCCCGAACTATATTTCCGCTTGGAGAATACGAAAAAACGGAAATCAGGCAGATGGCCGAAGATTTCGGGCTGACAAAAGTGGCTACCAAACCAGACTCCTATGAAATTTGCTTTGTCCCTGATGATGACTATCGTCGTTTTCTCAAGGACCGCGTTGAAGGTCTTGAAGAAAAGGTTTCAGGTGGCAAAATTGTCGATCAGGAAGGAAATGTTGTCGGTGAACATGAAGGTTATCCTTTCTATACCATCGGCCAACGCCGCGGACTGGATCTGGCAATGGGGATACCGGTTTATGTAACAGATATAAATCCGGAGACCAATGTCATCACCATAGGTGAAAAGAAAGATCTAATCAGTACTACTTGTAAGGCCAGGGAAATCAACCTGATTAAATACGACCGTATCCCTGAAAAGGAGATGGAGATCACCGGTGCGATACGGTACAATGATGCAGGTACAATCGGTTATGTCACTCAAACCGACGAAGACGAAATAGAAGTCACTTTCCCGACAGGCCGGGAAGCTATCACGCCCGGGCAGGCTGTAGTCTGTTACGAAGGCAATGATGTTGTTGCCGGCGGCTGGATCAAAAAAGTGAACGTTGATATGGAGACATTAAAAGCCGTATAA
- a CDS encoding HNH endonuclease, whose protein sequence is MNASVLVLNQDYQPLSVCSVHRSVKLLFMDKAEMLHDYPDKKIRTVSDEFSYPSVIRLRRYINIPYNRIVLSRRNVMKRDNNTCQYCGRKKNLTIDHVLPRSRGGMDTWENLVTACDNCNVRKGNRTPDEAEMPLKQKPFRPIHITFLQSILGGVEDDWKPYLYM, encoded by the coding sequence ATGAATGCCAGTGTACTAGTCTTAAATCAAGATTATCAGCCCTTGAGTGTTTGCTCAGTACACCGATCTGTAAAGCTTCTTTTCATGGATAAGGCTGAGATGCTGCATGACTATCCAGATAAGAAGATCAGGACGGTATCGGATGAGTTTTCCTATCCTTCGGTAATTCGATTACGCCGTTACATCAATATTCCCTACAACAGAATTGTTCTTTCGCGCCGAAACGTAATGAAGCGCGATAATAACACCTGCCAGTATTGCGGTAGAAAGAAAAATCTTACCATTGATCACGTATTGCCGAGAAGCAGGGGCGGTATGGATACTTGGGAAAACTTGGTAACTGCCTGCGATAACTGCAATGTTCGAAAAGGTAACCGAACCCCTGATGAGGCTGAAATGCCCTTAAAACAGAAACCCTTCCGTCCCATTCACATTACCTTCCTGCAATCCATATTAGGAGGAGTGGAAGACGACTGGAAGCCCTACCTTTATATGTGA
- a CDS encoding TolC family protein: MIIRPAVLGSVLLLILSSSLSAQDTLSVEEALSIGLENNYSIRIAGNDADIADNNFTLGNAGFLPTITATGSRSYSIQDSKQEFAQGGIPNNTTENAKSNTTNANASLNWTIFDGLRMFTTYERLNELKALGEEQFRLTLENTVASIIGAYYNIIRQQKIYDVLESTVEVSEQRISIAETRKDLGSGSEYDLLQARADLNADKAAVIRQEVQLNSAKVLLNELLSRDIGTEFSVMQSIPVEEDLEFNDLLQKAMQNNKGLTVARINQRVAGLEIKELQGERLPEVDLNAGFNYSRNESGAGFLELNQSDGFNYGVTARLNIFDGFNTGRQIENAKIRHKNSELAFEDQKLQVEAGMSSEFKSYLNSLELVKLESENLIYAEQSLEIALERFKLGTINSIELREVQRTLISAESRLIQAQFEAKLAETELQRISGSLTQNVQ; this comes from the coding sequence ATGATTATACGACCAGCTGTTCTGGGTTCAGTATTACTTCTAATTTTAAGCTCTTCACTTTCTGCGCAGGATACATTGTCTGTAGAGGAGGCTTTGTCCATCGGACTCGAAAACAACTACTCCATACGTATTGCTGGAAATGATGCCGATATAGCAGATAATAACTTTACCCTTGGCAACGCTGGCTTTCTTCCTACGATTACAGCAACCGGTAGCCGCTCATACAGCATTCAGGATAGCAAACAGGAATTCGCGCAGGGGGGAATTCCAAATAATACCACAGAGAACGCAAAGTCTAACACCACCAATGCCAATGCTTCCCTGAACTGGACGATTTTTGACGGACTTCGAATGTTTACCACCTATGAAAGACTGAATGAATTAAAAGCATTAGGGGAGGAGCAATTTCGCCTGACATTAGAAAATACCGTAGCCTCCATTATAGGAGCTTACTACAATATTATTCGACAACAGAAGATTTATGATGTGCTGGAAAGTACCGTTGAAGTTTCTGAACAACGTATTAGTATTGCAGAAACAAGGAAAGATCTGGGATCCGGTTCTGAATACGATCTTTTACAGGCGCGCGCTGACTTGAATGCTGATAAGGCCGCGGTAATAAGGCAGGAGGTACAGTTGAATAGCGCCAAGGTACTGCTCAACGAACTTCTCTCAAGGGATATAGGGACCGAATTTTCCGTTATGCAGTCCATTCCGGTTGAGGAAGATCTTGAATTTAATGACCTATTACAGAAAGCAATGCAGAATAATAAAGGACTAACGGTTGCTCGCATCAACCAACGAGTTGCAGGTCTTGAAATTAAGGAGCTTCAGGGCGAGCGCTTACCAGAAGTGGATTTGAATGCAGGATTTAATTACTCCCGTAATGAATCAGGGGCCGGATTTTTAGAATTAAACCAGTCAGACGGGTTTAACTACGGTGTGACCGCACGTCTTAATATATTTGATGGATTTAACACAGGAAGGCAGATAGAAAATGCTAAGATCCGCCACAAAAATAGCGAATTGGCCTTTGAAGATCAGAAGCTTCAGGTGGAGGCGGGAATGTCGTCGGAGTTCAAAAGTTACTTGAATTCACTTGAACTCGTTAAGCTGGAAAGCGAGAATCTTATCTATGCAGAGCAGTCGCTGGAAATTGCACTTGAACGGTTCAAGCTGGGTACAATAAACTCTATTGAACTCAGGGAAGTGCAGCGTACACTTATCAGCGCCGAGAGCCGCCTCATACAGGCACAGTTTGAAGCAAAGTTGGCGGAAACAGAACTGCAGCGAATCAGCGGAAGCCTAACGCAGAATGTTCAATAA
- a CDS encoding DUF4412 domain-containing protein, with protein MKKQSSLFFTLLLLFLTTEYAHAQFEGKVVYNSYELKSGEKINNDRFTMFVTPDRILLQGDNSYDFMGNIRTEGVLVRLDFEDFVFLTGKDKALKISKMDITSMMNLFGGSSGNQRENDTDINYKRTGERETINGFDSEKFIFSDEEHKGDYVSVWMTQDLQFNWGMLAEPWGDDVEGMISGDFPISLIFEEGYFPLRIESYQDGELKTVTEADEINESSIAKAMVQIPSGVSVLSLQNYLFQQLSEQ; from the coding sequence ATGAAAAAACAGTCTTCGCTATTTTTCACTTTACTCTTGCTCTTCTTAACAACCGAATATGCTCATGCCCAGTTTGAAGGTAAAGTTGTCTACAACAGCTATGAATTAAAGTCAGGCGAGAAAATAAATAATGATCGCTTTACCATGTTTGTGACTCCGGATCGCATACTGCTTCAGGGTGACAACAGCTACGATTTCATGGGCAATATCCGGACAGAGGGTGTACTTGTCAGGTTGGACTTTGAAGACTTTGTATTTCTAACCGGTAAAGATAAGGCCTTAAAAATTTCGAAAATGGATATCACCTCGATGATGAATCTGTTTGGTGGGAGTTCCGGCAACCAGAGAGAAAACGATACGGATATCAACTATAAAAGAACCGGAGAAAGGGAAACCATCAATGGGTTCGATAGCGAAAAATTTATCTTTTCTGATGAAGAGCACAAAGGAGATTATGTTTCGGTATGGATGACCCAGGATTTACAGTTCAATTGGGGAATGCTTGCCGAGCCATGGGGTGATGATGTTGAAGGAATGATCAGCGGTGATTTTCCGATATCTCTTATTTTTGAAGAGGGCTATTTCCCTTTACGAATTGAGTCTTACCAGGATGGTGAATTAAAGACCGTTACCGAAGCAGATGAGATTAACGAATCTAGTATCGCCAAGGCGATGGTACAGATTCCATCAGGTGTAAGTGTGCTGAGTCTTCAGAACTATCTTTTCCAGCAGCTGAGTGAACAGTAG
- a CDS encoding thioredoxin domain-containing protein gives MTDSSEQNRLTKEKSPYLLQHAHNPVDWYPWGEEAFKKAKEEDKPIFLSIGYATCHWCHVMAHESFEDKGIAEMMNRAFVNIKVDREERPDIDNTYMTVCQMLTGSGGWPLTILMTPEKKPFYAATYIPKEGRYGRPGMRELIPRINGLWNNERQKVNNSAEEIIQAFQKSNRQERGEALTTEILEEAFQTYSQQYDSKKGGFGSAPKFPSPHNLMYLLRYWRHSGEESALRMVTTTLDAMQKGGLFDQVGFGFHRYSTDADWLVPHFEKMLYDQAMLTLAYTEAWQATGNNRFKETADKTIAYVLRDMQHSEGAFYSAEDADSEGEEGKFYVWSMDEIREALPTPEAELAIEVFNMTEEGNYADEASGRRTGTNILHLTKPLENLAEERNMSAEKLKKKINEIREILYHRREQRQRPLLDDKILTDWNGLMIAALAKAGKVFNDHTSIEAAEKAYSFIKDTLIREDGTLLHRFREGESAIRAHTDDYAFLIWGLLELYEATFNTDYLEDAVELNNIFIDRFWDGKQGGFYFTDEESEELLGRKKEVYDGAIPSGNSVALSNLLRIGRMTADVDLETKADELMRLYSSQVKRAPTGFGQFLQGVYFALTESYEIVIAGERDDKATQDMLNRVQSNFIPNKVILLHEPGDSKIRDLAPYVKEQRMVDDKTAAYVCRNYSCEMPTQDPRKVMNLLKI, from the coding sequence ATGACTGATTCTTCCGAGCAGAATAGGTTGACAAAAGAGAAGAGTCCTTACCTCCTGCAGCATGCCCATAACCCTGTCGACTGGTACCCGTGGGGAGAAGAAGCCTTCAAAAAAGCAAAAGAAGAAGACAAGCCGATATTTCTCTCCATTGGATATGCAACGTGTCATTGGTGTCATGTGATGGCTCACGAGTCATTTGAAGATAAGGGTATAGCTGAAATGATGAACCGGGCTTTTGTGAATATTAAAGTTGACCGGGAAGAGCGCCCTGATATAGACAATACATACATGACGGTATGCCAGATGCTGACCGGAAGCGGGGGCTGGCCTCTGACTATCCTTATGACTCCTGAAAAAAAGCCGTTCTATGCTGCCACCTACATCCCCAAAGAAGGCAGGTATGGAAGGCCGGGCATGCGTGAGCTCATTCCACGTATCAATGGTTTATGGAATAATGAACGGCAAAAAGTTAATAACTCCGCTGAAGAGATTATTCAGGCTTTCCAAAAGTCAAACAGGCAGGAACGCGGGGAGGCACTAACTACAGAGATACTTGAAGAAGCATTTCAAACCTACTCTCAGCAATATGATAGTAAAAAAGGCGGATTTGGAAGTGCTCCTAAGTTTCCCAGCCCGCATAACCTGATGTATCTACTTCGTTACTGGCGACATTCGGGAGAAGAAAGTGCCTTAAGGATGGTAACAACTACCTTGGATGCCATGCAAAAAGGTGGCCTGTTTGACCAGGTAGGATTCGGATTTCACAGGTATTCTACAGATGCCGACTGGCTTGTGCCTCATTTTGAAAAGATGCTGTACGACCAGGCCATGCTAACCCTTGCTTACACAGAAGCATGGCAGGCAACCGGGAATAACAGATTCAAAGAAACAGCAGATAAAACCATTGCATATGTCTTGCGGGATATGCAGCATAGTGAGGGAGCTTTCTATTCGGCTGAAGATGCCGACAGTGAGGGGGAAGAAGGAAAGTTCTATGTGTGGAGTATGGATGAAATTCGAGAAGCCTTACCTACCCCTGAAGCCGAACTGGCTATAGAGGTTTTCAACATGACCGAAGAAGGAAATTATGCTGATGAGGCCAGCGGACGACGAACCGGAACGAATATTCTTCATCTCACAAAACCCCTTGAGAATCTTGCGGAAGAACGTAACATGTCTGCTGAAAAGCTTAAGAAGAAGATCAATGAGATCAGGGAAATTCTTTACCATCGAAGAGAGCAGCGGCAGCGTCCTCTGCTCGACGATAAGATACTAACCGATTGGAATGGTCTGATGATCGCCGCTTTAGCTAAAGCGGGAAAGGTCTTTAATGATCATACAAGCATAGAAGCAGCTGAAAAAGCCTACAGCTTCATCAAAGATACTCTTATCCGGGAGGATGGCACGCTGCTCCACCGTTTTCGCGAAGGAGAATCAGCCATCCGTGCTCACACCGATGATTATGCATTTCTGATTTGGGGTCTGCTGGAACTCTATGAGGCAACCTTCAATACCGACTACCTTGAAGATGCTGTGGAATTAAATAATATTTTTATCGACCGCTTTTGGGATGGCAAGCAAGGCGGTTTTTACTTTACCGATGAGGAGAGCGAAGAGTTACTGGGGCGCAAGAAAGAGGTATATGATGGGGCCATTCCATCGGGCAACTCGGTTGCTCTTTCCAATTTACTTAGAATCGGTCGCATGACAGCTGATGTAGACTTAGAGACAAAAGCGGATGAATTAATGCGCTTGTATTCCTCCCAGGTAAAACGGGCTCCCACAGGTTTTGGACAATTTTTGCAAGGTGTTTATTTCGCATTAACAGAATCATATGAAATTGTGATTGCAGGCGAGCGGGATGATAAGGCAACACAGGATATGCTAAACAGAGTGCAGTCCAATTTTATACCCAACAAAGTGATTCTCCTGCATGAACCCGGTGACTCAAAGATTCGTGATCTCGCCCCCTACGTCAAGGAACAGAGAATGGTTGACGACAAAACCGCCGCTTACGTATGCCGCAATTACAGCTGCGAAATGCCTACACAAGATCCCCGAAAAGTGATGAATCTGTTAAAAATCTGA
- a CDS encoding metallophosphoesterase, which produces MTLLVSGIMAIAHLYLAWRLTQSARFLSKRTIVRWLPFIVLLTFYCLPITGLITYGIQGRLDLLEIPKPITYWFWFGFAASYQLLTWIIVLDIIKVGAHFLQYGDPQNRNRLYSKVVWITVLLVLVFSSIKMYLNTTQIDTQQVELTIENLPRDLQGLRIVHISDIQGDQYTGREEIAAYIDKVNAQDPDIVIFTGDLISYGTDYIEMSAEEFAKVKATYGAYAVVGDHDYWADLSNVEPALESKGIPLLRDENRIINVGKVKVLLTGITQVYSKRADPEKVRQLTADSVRVNMKILAAHQVSDQILNEARNNNYHLYLAGHTHGGQVRVPLFGMTFSASEMETEYVSGTYKRGDLLLNINNGLGFTLAPVRYNAPPAITVIELN; this is translated from the coding sequence ATGACACTGTTGGTTTCAGGTATTATGGCGATTGCCCACTTATACCTGGCTTGGCGGCTCACCCAATCGGCACGTTTTCTGTCGAAGCGTACCATCGTTCGCTGGCTTCCATTTATTGTTCTGTTGACATTTTACTGTCTCCCGATTACCGGTTTGATTACATACGGTATACAGGGACGACTGGATTTACTGGAAATTCCCAAACCTATTACCTACTGGTTCTGGTTTGGATTTGCCGCGAGCTATCAACTGTTGACTTGGATCATAGTACTAGACATTATTAAAGTCGGTGCTCACTTTTTGCAATATGGAGATCCGCAAAATCGTAACCGACTTTACAGTAAAGTAGTATGGATAACTGTGCTCTTAGTTTTGGTATTTAGCAGCATTAAGATGTATCTCAATACTACACAAATCGATACGCAGCAGGTTGAGCTTACTATTGAGAATTTACCGCGAGATTTGCAGGGTCTACGCATAGTTCATATCTCAGATATTCAGGGAGACCAGTATACCGGTAGGGAAGAAATTGCGGCTTACATAGACAAGGTAAATGCCCAGGACCCTGATATTGTCATCTTTACCGGAGATTTAATTTCCTACGGAACCGACTATATTGAAATGTCGGCTGAAGAGTTTGCCAAGGTTAAGGCTACGTACGGCGCTTATGCAGTAGTCGGTGACCATGACTATTGGGCAGACCTCTCTAATGTTGAACCTGCCTTAGAGTCGAAAGGAATACCACTTCTGCGTGACGAAAACCGAATCATTAATGTAGGGAAGGTTAAAGTGCTTCTGACGGGTATTACCCAGGTCTATAGCAAAAGAGCAGATCCGGAAAAAGTAAGACAGTTGACAGCGGATTCTGTGAGAGTAAATATGAAGATACTTGCGGCACACCAGGTTTCTGACCAAATCTTGAATGAGGCCAGGAATAATAACTATCATCTCTATCTGGCCGGCCATACGCATGGAGGTCAGGTGAGAGTACCACTATTTGGAATGACCTTTTCCGCTTCCGAGATGGAAACCGAATATGTCAGCGGTACTTATAAGAGGGGAGATCTGCTGCTTAACATTAACAATGGACTTGGATTCACACTTGCACCGGTTCGCTATAATGCCCCTCCGGCTATTACTGTAATTGAGCTGAATTAA
- a CDS encoding sigma-70 family RNA polymerase sigma factor codes for MIIFTILAAFGKTDHSDADEEVEILRRIKARDEKAMAELYELYNGLLFSMIISVVKKKEEAEDVLQEVFVTIWEKAPTFNEERGNVYSWLVTLTRNKAIDRIRSKDYKTQKKATQDVDAPDFFLEGNKYDPLKTTIYSDRTELVKKALSEIPESQSEVLKIAYYEGLTQREISEQLDIPLGTVKTRMRQGMIKLKDLLGEYISYND; via the coding sequence GTGATCATTTTCACCATATTAGCAGCTTTCGGCAAAACAGATCATTCAGATGCTGATGAGGAAGTTGAAATACTCAGGCGCATTAAGGCCCGGGACGAAAAAGCCATGGCTGAGCTGTATGAACTTTATAACGGTTTACTTTTTAGCATGATCATATCCGTTGTGAAGAAAAAAGAAGAGGCAGAAGATGTTTTGCAGGAGGTTTTCGTCACAATCTGGGAGAAAGCTCCCACTTTCAATGAGGAACGCGGAAATGTCTACAGCTGGCTGGTCACATTGACACGGAACAAGGCCATTGACCGCATTCGCTCGAAAGATTACAAGACTCAGAAAAAAGCAACACAAGATGTCGATGCACCTGATTTTTTCCTGGAAGGAAATAAGTACGATCCCTTAAAGACTACCATATATTCTGACCGTACCGAACTGGTCAAAAAGGCCCTGAGTGAAATACCCGAAAGTCAGAGCGAAGTACTTAAAATTGCATACTATGAAGGCTTAACACAGAGAGAGATTTCCGAACAGCTCGATATCCCTCTGGGGACTGTCAAGACCCGAATGAGACAGGGAATGATAAAGCTTAAAGATTTACTAGGCGAATATATTTCATACAATGACTGA
- a CDS encoding Glu/Leu/Phe/Val family dehydrogenase, translated as MPYNKNMYTTGYYKEPGPKLDEESPFESMMERFRFAADILELDEGMFQYLASPVKQVIVSIPVVMDSGDIQVFEGYRVIHDNVLGPSKGGIRYAPDVTIDEVKALAAWMTWKCAIVNVPFGGAKGGVRCNPKELSKGELERLTRRYTANMLEVFGPDRDIPAPDMNTDEQIMAWIMDTYSMNAHKTETAVVTGKPIILGGSQGRKEATGRGVVTVTLAALNKLRILPNKCTVSVQGFGNVGSISAKLMYEQGAKIIAISDITGGYYNKDGIDIPKAIEYTKNNNGTLEGFPNAEKITNDELLQMECDVLIPAAKEDQIGKHNAPKINARIISEGANGPVTANADSILEDKGIMVIPDILANAGGVTVSYFEWVQDRQGYFWTEERVNRRLNRMMRNAFDNLFEVSENHNITLRQAAYVFGIDKVASTLRMRGIYA; from the coding sequence ATGCCATACAATAAGAACATGTACACTACGGGCTATTATAAGGAACCGGGCCCAAAGCTAGATGAAGAATCGCCTTTTGAATCCATGATGGAGCGTTTCCGTTTTGCAGCTGATATACTCGAGCTGGATGAGGGCATGTTCCAGTATCTGGCCAGCCCTGTCAAACAGGTTATCGTCTCTATCCCGGTTGTAATGGACTCCGGTGATATTCAGGTATTTGAAGGATACCGCGTAATTCATGACAACGTTTTAGGTCCCTCTAAAGGCGGTATTCGTTACGCGCCCGATGTCACTATTGATGAGGTAAAAGCACTGGCAGCCTGGATGACATGGAAATGTGCTATTGTGAACGTACCTTTTGGTGGAGCAAAAGGCGGCGTTCGTTGCAATCCTAAAGAGCTTTCGAAAGGGGAGCTGGAGAGGCTTACCAGAAGATATACAGCAAATATGCTGGAGGTTTTCGGTCCCGACCGGGATATTCCCGCACCGGACATGAACACTGATGAGCAGATCATGGCATGGATTATGGACACTTACAGCATGAATGCCCACAAAACAGAAACTGCTGTGGTAACAGGTAAACCTATTATCCTGGGTGGTTCACAGGGTCGCAAAGAGGCAACAGGACGCGGGGTAGTTACCGTAACGCTGGCTGCGCTGAACAAACTGCGTATCCTTCCCAATAAGTGTACGGTGTCCGTGCAGGGATTTGGTAATGTCGGCTCTATCTCAGCAAAATTGATGTATGAACAGGGAGCAAAAATCATTGCCATCAGTGATATTACCGGAGGTTATTATAATAAAGACGGTATTGATATCCCCAAGGCAATCGAGTATACCAAAAATAACAACGGTACCCTTGAGGGTTTCCCAAATGCAGAAAAAATCACCAACGACGAGTTGCTGCAGATGGAGTGTGATGTACTGATTCCGGCAGCTAAAGAAGATCAGATAGGCAAGCACAATGCTCCAAAAATCAATGCCCGTATCATCTCTGAAGGGGCTAACGGACCGGTAACTGCAAATGCCGACTCCATTCTCGAGGATAAAGGTATTATGGTTATTCCCGATATCCTTGCAAATGCAGGCGGCGTAACAGTCTCCTATTTTGAATGGGTTCAGGACAGGCAGGGTTATTTTTGGACGGAAGAGCGCGTTAATCGACGTCTTAACCGAATGATGCGAAACGCTTTTGACAATCTCTTTGAAGTAAGTGAAAATCACAATATCACACTGAGACAGGCGGCATATGTCTTCGGAATTGATAAGGTGGCTTCAACACTTCGAATGCGGGGAATCTATGCGTAA
- a CDS encoding methylglyoxal synthase, with protein MSRKKNVALIAHDHRKSDLIDWCEYNSELLAKHNLYGTGTTGKMIADKVGLNVHRFNSGPLGGDLQIGAAIAEQEIDVMIFFWDPLQAQPHDVDVKALLRIGVLYNIPMACNRSSADFMISSDLMDETYDRFLVDYSKRFTKDIDK; from the coding sequence ATGAGTAGAAAGAAGAACGTTGCACTGATTGCCCATGATCACCGTAAGTCCGATCTGATCGACTGGTGTGAGTATAACTCAGAACTGCTGGCAAAACACAACCTGTATGGAACCGGGACTACCGGCAAAATGATAGCCGACAAAGTTGGGCTGAATGTACACCGGTTTAACAGCGGTCCGCTGGGGGGTGACCTTCAAATCGGTGCTGCTATCGCAGAACAGGAAATAGATGTGATGATATTTTTCTGGGATCCCCTACAAGCACAACCCCATGATGTAGACGTTAAGGCTCTGCTCCGTATCGGCGTGTTGTATAATATTCCGATGGCTTGCAATCGTTCATCAGCTGACTTTATGATCTCTTCGGATCTAATGGATGAAACCTACGATCGCTTTCTGGTTGATTACAGCAAAAGGTTTACTAAAGATATTGATAAGTAA
- a CDS encoding ATP-binding protein: protein MTNSSFKEIVLESSFDEVEHLEDYVNELQDWAEFKDEDYARIMLTLSEAVTNAIVHGNKENPEKQVIIRSKLTNGTLYISVKDEGAGFDPSNIPNPLKEENLMNIGGRGVYLIKEYADDLQFYENGTKLEMLFKLH from the coding sequence ATGACCAATTCATCCTTTAAAGAAATAGTTCTGGAATCCTCGTTTGATGAAGTGGAACATCTGGAGGATTACGTAAATGAACTGCAGGACTGGGCTGAATTCAAGGATGAAGACTATGCGCGCATTATGCTCACACTCAGTGAAGCAGTGACAAATGCTATCGTTCATGGGAACAAGGAGAATCCCGAAAAACAGGTCATCATTCGGAGCAAGCTGACTAACGGTACCCTCTACATCAGCGTAAAAGATGAGGGTGCAGGTTTTGATCCTTCTAACATTCCCAACCCCCTTAAAGAAGAAAATTTGATGAATATAGGTGGGCGCGGTGTTTATCTTATCAAGGAGTATGCCGATGATCTTCAATTCTACGAAAACGGTACCAAGCTGGAAATGCTATTCAAACTTCACTAG
- a CDS encoding anti-sigma factor, with product MTDEETNKQHFEELCAGYVLDALEPDEREEFEKLLDSASEEERKLYQRMRSAANQIAFSIEETEAPEVVRERILSQVRNGSGGNDKESISSIPQEEEEADGFDRATLAIAASFALLLVTLSLVFYSFNLSFEISSQEEVIQEQQATISELQNEIEQKEELLSILESREVDLILMSGMEANPNGYGKVIWDAESNRALLQVSNLPAVPSDKDYQLWIIKNNKPVSAGVFAVNDPAKDSFFKIEEMDGPEQSADAFAITMEPKGGMPQPTGDMYLMGNRINN from the coding sequence ATGACTGACGAAGAGACAAATAAGCAACATTTTGAAGAGCTCTGTGCAGGTTATGTGCTCGATGCACTGGAGCCTGATGAGCGCGAGGAATTTGAAAAATTACTGGATAGTGCCTCTGAAGAAGAGCGTAAGCTGTATCAACGGATGAGGTCAGCGGCAAATCAAATAGCCTTCAGTATAGAAGAGACCGAGGCACCGGAGGTAGTCAGGGAGAGAATTCTTTCACAAGTGCGAAACGGGTCAGGTGGGAATGACAAAGAGAGTATATCGAGCATACCTCAAGAGGAAGAAGAAGCGGATGGTTTTGATCGAGCAACTTTAGCTATTGCAGCCTCATTTGCTCTTCTGCTGGTAACACTTAGTCTGGTTTTCTACTCCTTCAACTTAAGCTTTGAAATTTCAAGCCAGGAAGAAGTCATTCAGGAACAGCAAGCTACAATCTCTGAACTGCAAAACGAAATCGAACAGAAGGAAGAACTTCTCTCTATTCTTGAATCACGTGAGGTAGATCTCATATTGATGTCCGGTATGGAGGCTAATCCAAACGGATACGGAAAAGTGATTTGGGACGCCGAGTCCAATAGAGCCCTGCTGCAGGTCTCAAACCTACCTGCGGTGCCCTCTGATAAGGACTACCAGCTCTGGATAATTAAAAATAACAAACCGGTGAGCGCCGGTGTATTTGCGGTGAATGACCCCGCCAAGGATTCGTTCTTTAAAATTGAAGAGATGGACGGTCCCGAGCAATCGGCAGATGCTTTCGCCATTACTATGGAACCCAAGGGCGGTATGCCGCAACCTACCGGCGACATGTACCTGATGGGGAATCGAATTAACAACTGA